A region of Streptomyces sp. NBC_01750 DNA encodes the following proteins:
- a CDS encoding response regulator transcription factor, with protein MSAIRVLLADDQRLVRAAFAMLVESARDMEVVGQAGNGTEAVELARTERADLVVMDIRMPELDGIEATRLIAADDDLAGVRVLVLTTYDTDEHIVEALRAGASGFLVKDTEPADLLAAIRTVAAGESLLSPGPTSRLIARVLRAPNDPPTTGGPDGLSERERQVLALVARGLNNSEIGEALSLSPLTAKTHVSRIMGKLGARDRAQLVIVAYESGLVVPGDA; from the coding sequence ATGAGCGCCATCCGGGTACTGCTCGCCGACGACCAGAGGCTCGTGCGCGCGGCCTTCGCGATGCTCGTCGAGTCCGCCCGCGACATGGAGGTCGTCGGTCAGGCGGGCAACGGCACGGAGGCCGTCGAACTCGCCCGCACCGAACGCGCGGACCTCGTCGTCATGGACATCCGCATGCCCGAACTCGACGGCATCGAAGCGACCCGCCTGATCGCCGCCGACGACGACCTCGCCGGGGTCAGAGTCCTGGTGCTCACCACGTACGACACCGACGAGCACATCGTCGAGGCGCTGCGCGCGGGCGCGTCCGGGTTCCTGGTGAAGGACACCGAACCGGCCGACCTCCTCGCCGCGATCAGGACGGTGGCGGCGGGGGAGTCCCTGCTCTCCCCGGGCCCCACGTCCCGGCTGATAGCCCGCGTGCTGCGCGCGCCGAACGATCCGCCCACCACTGGCGGCCCGGACGGCCTCTCCGAGCGCGAACGCCAGGTTCTCGCGCTGGTGGCCCGGGGTCTGAACAACTCGGAGATAGGGGAGGCGCTGAGCCTGAGCCCACTCACGGCCAAGACACATGTCAGCCGCATCATGGGCAAACTGGGCGCGCGGGACCGGGCTCAGCTGGTGATCGTCGCGTATGAATCGGGGCTGGTGGTCCCGGGGGACGCGTAG
- a CDS encoding sensor histidine kinase — MQQPQTAARPRLGERVLTAVSRDPLSGANRTRKDAVLAAAVGVLALVLALTVHEGRRPDVLGWALLAGSVVALAWRRSRPMAVLLAVLVCIVPYHAADNTHIAPVPASLVALYTVAATARPLHTFLIGVGVIGTAVTVMFQVDAHQGLETLRTSGWILAVLIFGVDVRTYRRYIASVVGRAERAERTREEEAARRVAEERLRIARDLHDLLAHSITLIGVQTSVASHVLTVDPDRLDRAAIAKALDDITDTCRTARGELRTTLEVLRADGPDAAGPLPDLTALPGLVRAAKADLEVHTGRTRIAPAVEAAAYRIVQESLTNAVRHGGPGVRIRVAVAASDGHLRVTVTDDGTAPGATEGSGYGIAGMRERARSVGGTLAAGPRDGGGYEVAAALPLQQAKALA; from the coding sequence GTGCAGCAGCCACAGACAGCCGCCCGCCCCCGGCTCGGGGAGCGCGTCCTCACCGCCGTAAGCCGGGATCCGCTCTCCGGGGCGAACCGGACGCGCAAAGACGCCGTCCTCGCCGCAGCCGTCGGCGTCCTCGCCCTCGTGCTCGCACTCACCGTCCATGAGGGCCGCCGGCCCGACGTGCTCGGGTGGGCACTCCTGGCCGGCAGCGTCGTGGCCCTCGCCTGGCGGCGCAGCCGGCCCATGGCCGTCCTGCTCGCCGTACTTGTGTGCATCGTCCCGTACCACGCCGCCGACAACACCCACATCGCGCCCGTCCCCGCCTCGCTGGTCGCCCTCTACACCGTCGCCGCCACAGCCCGCCCCCTGCACACCTTCCTCATCGGGGTCGGCGTCATCGGCACCGCCGTGACTGTGATGTTCCAGGTCGACGCCCACCAGGGCCTGGAGACGCTGCGCACCTCGGGCTGGATCCTCGCCGTGCTCATCTTCGGAGTCGACGTGCGCACCTACCGCCGCTACATCGCCTCCGTCGTCGGCCGCGCCGAACGCGCCGAACGCACCCGAGAGGAGGAGGCCGCCCGCCGCGTCGCCGAGGAACGCCTGCGCATCGCCCGCGATCTGCACGATCTCCTTGCCCACTCCATCACGCTCATCGGCGTGCAGACCTCCGTCGCGTCCCATGTCCTGACCGTCGATCCCGACCGGCTCGACCGCGCCGCCATCGCCAAGGCCCTCGACGACATCACCGACACCTGCCGCACGGCGCGCGGTGAACTCCGCACCACCTTGGAGGTGTTGAGGGCGGACGGCCCGGATGCCGCAGGACCCCTGCCCGACCTGACCGCGCTGCCCGGTCTCGTACGGGCGGCGAAGGCGGACCTGGAGGTGCATACGGGCCGTACGCGCATCGCGCCCGCCGTCGAGGCCGCCGCGTACCGCATCGTGCAGGAGTCGCTGACCAATGCCGTACGCCACGGCGGCCCCGGCGTGCGCATACGTGTCGCGGTCGCAGCATCCGACGGTCACCTCCGGGTCACCGTCACCGACGACGGCACCGCACCGGGCGCCACCGAAGGCTCCGGCTACGGCATCGCCGGGATGCGCGAGCGCGCCCGCAGTGTCGGCGGCACACTTGCAGCCGGTCCGCGCGACGGCGGCGGGTACGAGGTCGCGGCGGCCCTGCCGCTCCAGCAGGCAAAGGCCCTGGCATGA
- a CDS encoding MMPL family transporter — protein MGPVNRRRRAVPWAVLAFWIAVIALAGPFAGKLGDVQRDNVVDYLPADADSTQVAKIQQKLPGGESTELVLVYHRDGGLTAADRVTVDRQVAGIASTHQLTGGQRPVGVPSKDGTTLMFPVSTTEPGDDEEARTAFVEGIREAVSGAGGLSVDVGGSSALQTDMSEVFDSIDGTLMIATVLVVAVLLILTYRSPFLWAVPLLVVGVAALTTRALIYGLVQGFDLTVTSQSAGIMTVLVFGAGTDYALLLVARYREELRRVRQPYDAMGAALRGCGPAVLASSGTVAAGLLCLLAADLNSARGLGPVGALGVVCALAAMMTLLPAVLVLLGRRVFWPLVPAYGSEPKQRRSLFAAMGSSAGRRPVVVLASGAVLLGALAFGVLGLPGTLKQEDSFTDRPESVTAMRTLADAYPNRSSRPISVITPTSGADEAVADARATEGVAAVTRGRGADGWTELAVFATNAPETAGETATIKALRAGLEGSYVGGPSAQQLDLDDTNLRDRKVVVPLVLVAVLLILVALLRSIVAPLILVVAVVAVWGAATGLGGLVFGPVFGFSGVDPGLPLLSFVFLVALGVDYGIFLMHRMREESLSGAEPAAAALTALRTTGGVIASAGIVLAATFSVLMNLPLVTMVEMGFVVAVGVLLDTFLVRTYLVTSASLLLGRRVWWPGRLSCGPEGLVPPQDAVRAGEPAARV, from the coding sequence ATGGGGCCCGTGAACAGACGCCGTCGTGCCGTGCCGTGGGCGGTGCTGGCGTTCTGGATCGCCGTCATCGCGCTCGCCGGCCCCTTCGCGGGCAAGCTCGGCGACGTGCAGCGCGACAACGTCGTGGACTATCTGCCGGCGGACGCGGACTCCACCCAGGTCGCGAAGATCCAGCAGAAGCTGCCCGGCGGCGAATCCACCGAGCTCGTCCTCGTGTACCACCGGGACGGCGGGCTGACGGCCGCCGACCGTGTCACGGTGGACCGGCAGGTCGCCGGGATCGCCTCCACCCATCAACTCACGGGCGGGCAGCGGCCCGTGGGGGTCCCGTCCAAGGACGGCACGACGCTGATGTTCCCGGTGTCGACCACCGAGCCCGGTGACGACGAGGAGGCGCGTACCGCCTTCGTCGAGGGCATACGGGAGGCCGTGAGTGGCGCCGGCGGGCTGAGCGTCGACGTCGGCGGGTCCAGTGCCCTGCAGACCGACATGAGCGAGGTCTTCGACTCCATCGACGGCACGCTGATGATCGCGACTGTGCTCGTCGTCGCGGTCCTGCTGATCCTCACCTACCGCAGCCCGTTCCTGTGGGCGGTCCCGCTGCTCGTCGTCGGCGTCGCCGCGCTGACCACAAGGGCCCTGATCTACGGCCTCGTCCAGGGATTCGACCTGACGGTCACCAGCCAGAGCGCCGGGATCATGACCGTCCTCGTCTTCGGCGCGGGCACCGACTACGCGCTGCTGCTCGTCGCCCGGTACCGCGAGGAGCTGCGCCGTGTCCGGCAGCCGTACGACGCGATGGGCGCCGCCCTGCGTGGCTGCGGGCCCGCCGTCCTCGCCTCGTCCGGGACCGTCGCGGCCGGGCTGCTGTGCCTGCTGGCCGCCGACCTCAACAGCGCGCGCGGGCTCGGTCCGGTCGGCGCGCTGGGCGTGGTGTGCGCGCTGGCGGCGATGATGACACTGCTGCCGGCGGTACTTGTACTGCTCGGCCGCAGGGTGTTCTGGCCGCTGGTGCCGGCGTACGGGAGCGAGCCGAAGCAGCGCCGCTCGCTCTTCGCAGCGATGGGCAGCTCCGCGGGGCGCAGGCCGGTCGTCGTGCTCGCCTCGGGAGCGGTGCTGCTCGGGGCGCTGGCGTTCGGCGTGCTCGGTCTGCCGGGCACGCTCAAGCAGGAGGACAGCTTCACCGACCGGCCCGAGTCGGTGACCGCGATGCGGACGCTGGCGGACGCGTATCCGAACCGCAGCAGCCGGCCGATCAGCGTGATCACACCCACGTCCGGCGCGGACGAGGCGGTGGCCGATGCCCGTGCGACGGAGGGCGTGGCCGCCGTGACACGGGGGCGCGGCGCGGACGGCTGGACCGAGCTCGCCGTCTTCGCGACAAACGCGCCGGAGACGGCCGGCGAGACCGCGACGATCAAGGCGCTGCGTGCGGGCCTGGAGGGTTCATACGTCGGCGGGCCGAGCGCCCAGCAGCTCGACCTGGACGACACCAACCTGCGGGACCGGAAGGTCGTCGTCCCGCTGGTCCTCGTCGCGGTCCTGCTGATCCTTGTCGCCTTGCTGCGCAGCATCGTCGCGCCGCTGATCCTCGTCGTCGCGGTGGTCGCGGTGTGGGGCGCGGCGACGGGCCTGGGTGGGCTGGTCTTCGGACCGGTCTTCGGCTTCTCCGGCGTCGACCCCGGGCTGCCGCTGCTGTCGTTCGTATTCCTGGTCGCGCTCGGTGTCGACTACGGCATCTTCCTGATGCACCGGATGCGCGAGGAGTCCCTGTCCGGTGCGGAACCGGCGGCCGCGGCGCTGACGGCGCTGCGCACGACGGGCGGCGTCATCGCCTCGGCGGGCATCGTGCTGGCGGCGACGTTCTCGGTGCTGATGAACCTGCCGCTGGTGACGATGGTCGAGATGGGCTTCGTGGTCGCGGTCGGCGTCCTGCTGGACACATTCCTGGTCCGCACGTACTTGGTGACGTCGGCGAGCCTGCTGCTGGGCCGCCGGGTGTGGTGGCCGGGCCGACTGTCGTGCGGGCCCGAGGGGTTGGTCCCGCCGCAGGATGCGGTGCGCGCCGGCGAACCGGCCGCGCGGGTCTGA
- a CDS encoding M4 family metallopeptidase, translating into MDANARRGNPVFCTIVPPHVLDKLARAEDPAIAEPAARTLEHDALQRTRRRITTVRGLTPGAARAVSDKPHRTIYDAGHEETVPGRKVHSENDKPAKDATVNRAHAGLGATFELYLKAYGRHSIDGSGLPLNATVHYGENYDNAFWDGERMVFGDGDNDLFLDFTLPVDVIGHELTHGVTQYTANLEYFSQSGALNESMSDVFGSLIKQYSLGQTADQADWLIGAGLLGPNVTGVALRSMKEPGTAYDDDVLGKDPQPATMEDYVRTGRDNGGVHINSGIPNHAFYLVATALGGNAWERAGQIWYDVLTGGELSKTAQFTEFAGLSVAAARSRFGDGEEQEALLKAWSQVGVSTN; encoded by the coding sequence ATGGACGCCAACGCCCGCCGGGGCAACCCGGTCTTCTGCACCATCGTGCCGCCGCATGTCCTCGACAAATTGGCCCGCGCCGAGGACCCCGCGATCGCCGAGCCCGCCGCCCGCACCCTGGAGCACGACGCCCTCCAGCGCACCCGCCGCCGGATCACCACGGTCCGCGGCCTCACTCCGGGCGCGGCCCGCGCCGTGTCGGACAAGCCGCATCGCACGATCTACGACGCCGGGCACGAGGAGACCGTGCCGGGCAGGAAGGTGCATTCCGAGAACGACAAGCCCGCCAAGGACGCCACGGTCAACCGCGCCCACGCGGGCCTCGGCGCGACCTTCGAGCTGTATCTGAAGGCGTACGGCCGTCACTCCATCGACGGCTCCGGCCTGCCGCTGAACGCGACCGTCCACTACGGCGAGAACTACGACAACGCCTTCTGGGACGGCGAGCGGATGGTGTTCGGGGACGGCGACAACGATCTGTTCCTGGACTTCACGCTGCCCGTGGACGTGATCGGACACGAGCTCACCCACGGTGTCACGCAGTACACGGCGAACCTCGAGTACTTCAGCCAGTCCGGTGCGCTGAACGAGTCCATGTCGGACGTCTTCGGCTCGCTGATCAAGCAGTACTCCCTCGGCCAGACCGCCGACCAGGCCGACTGGCTGATCGGCGCGGGCCTGCTGGGCCCCAATGTGACGGGCGTCGCGCTGCGCTCGATGAAGGAGCCGGGCACGGCGTACGACGACGACGTTCTCGGCAAGGACCCGCAGCCGGCGACGATGGAGGACTACGTCAGAACCGGTCGCGACAACGGCGGCGTGCACATCAACTCGGGGATCCCGAACCACGCCTTCTACCTGGTCGCCACCGCGCTGGGCGGCAATGCGTGGGAGCGGGCGGGCCAGATCTGGTACGACGTCCTGACCGGCGGCGAGCTCTCCAAGACCGCGCAGTTCACCGAATTCGCCGGCCTCTCGGTGGCCGCGGCCCGCTCGCGCTTCGGCGACGGCGAGGAGCAGGAGGCGCTGCTGAAGGCGTGGTCCCAGGTCGGGGTGAGTACCAACTGA
- the era gene encoding GTPase Era, with product MSARTQENNVPHRAGFACFVGRPNAGKSTLTNALVGQKVAITSNRPQTTRHTVRGIVHRPEAQLILVDTPGLHKPRTLLGERLNDVVRTTWAEVDVIGFCLPADQKLGPGDRFIAKELAGIKKTPKVAIVTKTDLVDSRTLAEQLIAIDRIGKELGMEWAEIVPVSALGGKQVQLVADLLIPLLPEGPTLYPEGDLTDEPEQVMVAELIREAALEGVRDELPHSIAVVVEEMLPREDRPADKPLLDIHANLYIERPSQKGIIIGPKGKRLKEVGTKSRKHIEALLGTPVFLDLHVKVAKDWQRDPKQLRKLGF from the coding sequence ATGAGCGCTCGTACCCAAGAGAACAACGTCCCGCACCGGGCCGGCTTCGCCTGCTTCGTCGGCCGCCCCAACGCGGGCAAGTCCACCCTCACGAACGCTCTGGTAGGCCAGAAGGTGGCGATCACCTCCAACCGGCCGCAGACGACCAGGCACACCGTACGCGGCATCGTGCACCGCCCCGAGGCCCAGCTGATCCTGGTGGACACCCCGGGCCTGCACAAGCCGCGCACGCTGCTCGGCGAGCGTCTCAACGACGTCGTACGCACCACCTGGGCCGAGGTCGACGTGATCGGCTTCTGCCTGCCCGCCGACCAGAAGCTCGGCCCCGGCGACCGCTTCATCGCCAAGGAGCTCGCGGGCATCAAGAAGACCCCGAAGGTCGCGATCGTCACCAAGACCGACCTGGTCGACTCCAGGACCCTCGCCGAGCAACTGATCGCGATCGACCGGATCGGCAAGGAGCTGGGCATGGAGTGGGCGGAGATCGTCCCGGTCTCGGCACTCGGCGGCAAGCAGGTCCAGTTGGTGGCCGACCTGCTGATCCCGCTGCTCCCGGAGGGCCCGACGCTCTACCCGGAGGGCGACCTCACGGACGAGCCCGAGCAGGTCATGGTCGCGGAACTGATCCGTGAGGCCGCGCTGGAGGGCGTACGGGACGAGCTGCCGCACTCGATCGCGGTGGTGGTCGAGGAGATGCTGCCGCGCGAGGACCGCCCGGCGGACAAGCCGCTGCTGGACATCCACGCGAACCTCTACATCGAGCGCCCGAGCCAGAAGGGCATCATCATCGGCCCGAAGGGCAAGCGCCTGAAGGAGGTCGGCACGAAGTCGCGCAAGCACATCGAGGCGCTACTGGGCACGCCGGTCTTCCTGGATCTCCATGTGAAGGTCGCGAAGGACTGGCAGCGGGACCCGAAGCAGCTGCGCAAGCTCGGTTTCTGA
- a CDS encoding protealysin inhibitor emfourin, protein MRIQVRRTGGFAGIERSAEVDTSGRTDAGTWRALAEQAMADGRGTPPAGVPDGFSYRITVDGRSVHCADPRLSDAQRQLISRVLKEGS, encoded by the coding sequence ATGCGTATCCAGGTAAGGCGCACGGGAGGGTTCGCCGGCATCGAGCGGTCCGCGGAGGTGGACACCTCGGGGCGGACCGATGCGGGTACCTGGCGTGCCCTGGCCGAGCAGGCGATGGCCGACGGCCGGGGCACGCCACCGGCCGGAGTGCCGGACGGGTTCAGCTACCGGATCACGGTGGACGGGCGCAGTGTCCACTGCGCGGATCCCCGGCTGTCCGACGCGCAGCGGCAGCTGATCTCGCGTGTCCTCAAGGAAGGTTCCTGA
- the leuA gene encoding 2-isopropylmalate synthase, with translation MSDTSVGRPTPITTATHTQRPSGMPIHKYGKYEAVDIPDRTWPNNRITAAPRWLSTDLRDGNQALIDPMSPARKREMFDLLVRMGYKEIEVGFPSSGETDFNFVRSIIEEGAIPEDVTISVLTQAREDLIERTVESVVGAHRATVHLYNATAPTFRRVVFRGSKDDVKQIAVDGTRLVMEYAEKILGPETTFGYQYSPEIFTDTELDFALEVCEAVCDVWQPEAGREIILNLPATVERSTPSTHADRFEWMSRNLSRREHVCLSVHPHNDRGTAVAAAELAIMAGADRIEGCLFGQGERTGNVDLVTLGMNLFSQGVDPQIDFSQIDEIRRTSEYCNQMEIHPRHPYAGDLVYTAFSGSHQDAIKKGFDAMEADAAAQGKTVDDIEWAVPYLPIDPKDVGRSYEAVIRVNSQSGKGGIAYVLKNDHKLDLPRRMQIEFSKIIQAKTDSEGGEVTPKAIWAVFQDEYLPNPDNAWGRIQLRSGQTTTDKDGIDTLTVEAVVDGAETVLTGSGNGPISAFFEALNAVGVDARLLDYQEHTMSEGASAQAASYIECAIDGKVLWGIGIDANTTRASLKAVVSAVNRAAR, from the coding sequence ATGTCTGACACTTCTGTCGGTCGCCCGACGCCCATCACCACGGCGACCCACACCCAGAGGCCGTCCGGGATGCCGATTCACAAGTACGGCAAGTACGAGGCCGTGGACATCCCCGACCGGACCTGGCCGAACAACCGGATCACCGCCGCGCCCCGCTGGCTGTCCACCGACCTGCGCGACGGCAACCAGGCCCTGATCGACCCGATGTCGCCCGCCCGCAAGCGCGAGATGTTCGACCTGCTGGTACGCATGGGCTACAAGGAGATCGAGGTCGGCTTCCCGTCGTCCGGCGAGACCGACTTCAACTTCGTACGCTCCATCATCGAAGAGGGCGCGATCCCCGAGGACGTGACGATCTCCGTCCTGACCCAGGCGCGCGAGGACCTGATCGAGCGCACCGTCGAGTCCGTCGTCGGAGCCCACCGCGCGACCGTGCACCTGTACAACGCAACGGCGCCCACCTTCCGCCGGGTCGTCTTCCGCGGTTCGAAGGACGACGTCAAGCAGATCGCCGTGGACGGTACGCGGCTGGTGATGGAGTATGCCGAGAAGATCCTGGGCCCGGAGACGACCTTCGGCTACCAGTACAGCCCGGAGATCTTCACCGACACCGAGCTGGACTTCGCGCTGGAGGTCTGTGAGGCCGTCTGTGACGTCTGGCAGCCCGAGGCCGGCCGCGAGATCATCCTCAACCTGCCTGCCACCGTGGAGCGCTCGACCCCGTCCACGCACGCCGACCGCTTCGAGTGGATGTCGCGCAACCTGTCGCGCCGCGAGCACGTGTGTCTGTCCGTACACCCGCACAACGACCGCGGCACCGCCGTCGCCGCCGCCGAGCTGGCGATCATGGCCGGTGCGGACCGTATCGAGGGCTGCCTGTTCGGCCAGGGCGAGCGCACCGGCAATGTCGACCTGGTGACGCTGGGCATGAACCTGTTCAGCCAGGGCGTCGACCCGCAGATCGACTTCTCGCAGATCGACGAGATCCGTCGGACGAGCGAGTACTGCAACCAGATGGAGATCCACCCGCGCCACCCCTACGCGGGCGATCTGGTCTACACCGCCTTCTCCGGCTCCCACCAGGACGCCATCAAGAAGGGCTTCGATGCCATGGAGGCCGACGCGGCCGCCCAGGGCAAGACCGTCGACGACATCGAGTGGGCCGTCCCGTATCTGCCGATCGACCCGAAGGACGTCGGCCGCTCCTACGAAGCGGTCATCCGGGTCAACTCGCAGTCCGGCAAGGGCGGTATCGCGTACGTCCTGAAGAACGACCACAAGCTGGACCTGCCGCGCCGGATGCAGATCGAGTTCTCGAAGATCATCCAGGCGAAGACGGACAGTGAGGGCGGCGAGGTCACGCCGAAGGCGATCTGGGCGGTCTTCCAGGACGAGTACCTGCCCAACCCGGACAACGCGTGGGGCCGAATCCAGCTGCGTTCCGGCCAGACCACCACCGACAAGGACGGCATCGACACGCTGACCGTCGAGGCGGTCGTGGACGGCGCCGAGACGGTGCTGACCGGCTCCGGCAACGGCCCGATCTCGGCGTTCTTCGAGGCGCTGAACGCGGTGGGCGTCGACGCGCGGCTGCTGGACTACCAGGAGCACACGATGAGCGAGGGCGCGTCCGCGCAGGCCGCCTCGTACATCGAGTGCGCGATCGACGGCAAGGTGCTCTGGGGCATCGGTATCGACGCCAACACCACGCGTGCTTCGCTGAAGGCGGTCGTCTCGGCCGTCAACCGCGCGGCCCGCTAG
- a CDS encoding FAD-dependent oxidoreductase, with amino-acid sequence MPRPLRIAIVGAGPAGIYAADALLKSEAAVEPGVSIDLFERMPAPFGLIRYGVAPDHPRIKGIVTALHQVLDKPQIRLFGNVDYPNDIGLDDLREFYDAVIFSTGADADRALDIPGIELDGSYGAADFVSWYDGHPDVPRTWPLDAEKVAVLGVGNVALDVARILAKTADELLPTEIPPNVYDGLAANKALEVHVFGRRGPAQAKFSPMELRELDHSPNIEVVVNPEDIDYDDGSIATRRANKQADMVAKTLENWAIRDAGDRPHKLFLHFFESPTEVLGEDGRVVGLRTERTRLDGTGNVTGTGEMHTWDVQSVYRAVGYLSDELPKLPFDFLTGTVPHEGGRVIEGGEHTQSTYVTGWIKRGPVGLIGHTKGDANETVANLLDDHANGRLHTPAAPGPEAVVGFLEGKDVRYTTWEGWHRLDEAERALGAAEGRERVKIVDREGMLRASEA; translated from the coding sequence ATGCCCCGCCCTCTGCGGATCGCGATCGTCGGTGCCGGCCCCGCCGGGATCTACGCCGCCGACGCGCTGCTGAAGTCCGAGGCCGCCGTCGAGCCCGGCGTCTCCATCGACCTCTTCGAGCGGATGCCCGCGCCGTTCGGCCTGATCCGGTACGGCGTCGCGCCCGACCACCCGCGGATCAAGGGCATCGTCACCGCCCTCCACCAGGTGCTCGACAAGCCGCAGATACGTCTCTTCGGAAACGTCGATTACCCGAACGACATCGGCCTGGACGATCTGCGCGAGTTCTACGACGCGGTGATCTTCTCCACGGGCGCGGACGCGGACCGGGCCCTGGACATCCCCGGCATCGAGCTGGACGGCTCGTACGGAGCCGCCGACTTCGTCTCCTGGTACGACGGCCACCCGGACGTGCCGCGCACCTGGCCGCTGGACGCGGAGAAGGTGGCCGTGCTCGGCGTCGGCAATGTCGCCCTGGACGTGGCCCGTATCCTCGCGAAGACCGCGGACGAACTGCTGCCGACCGAGATCCCGCCGAATGTGTACGACGGCCTGGCCGCGAACAAGGCCCTCGAGGTGCATGTGTTCGGGCGGCGCGGCCCGGCGCAGGCCAAGTTCAGCCCGATGGAGCTGCGCGAGCTCGACCACTCCCCGAACATCGAGGTCGTCGTCAACCCCGAGGACATCGACTACGACGACGGCAGCATCGCCACCCGCCGGGCCAACAAGCAGGCGGACATGGTCGCGAAGACGCTGGAGAACTGGGCGATCCGGGATGCCGGCGACCGGCCCCACAAGCTGTTCCTGCACTTCTTCGAGTCCCCGACCGAAGTCCTCGGCGAGGACGGCCGCGTGGTCGGGCTGCGTACGGAGCGCACCCGGCTGGACGGCACGGGCAATGTCACCGGCACGGGCGAGATGCACACCTGGGACGTGCAGTCGGTCTACCGGGCGGTGGGCTATCTGTCCGACGAACTGCCCAAGCTCCCCTTCGACTTCCTCACCGGCACGGTCCCGCACGAGGGCGGCCGGGTCATCGAGGGCGGCGAGCACACGCAGTCGACATACGTCACGGGCTGGATCAAGCGCGGCCCGGTCGGCCTGATCGGCCACACCAAGGGCGACGCCAACGAGACGGTCGCCAATCTGCTGGATGACCACGCCAACGGGCGGCTCCACACGCCGGCCGCGCCGGGCCCCGAGGCTGTCGTGGGCTTCCTGGAGGGCAAGGACGTCCGCTACACCACATGGGAGGGCTGGCACCGCCTGGACGAGGCGGAGCGCGCGCTGGGTGCGGCGGAAGGCCGCGAGCGTGTGAAGATCGTCGACCGCGAGGGCATGCTGCGGGCGAGCGAGGCCTAG
- a CDS encoding TerB family tellurite resistance protein: MQPARGPIGRKVLVCGVHTSWNTIGDGEFFCSDCGGDRNYRRRTGRRRFTFLGVPLLPRGAAGPVVECAACHSHFGMDALDHPTTSRFSAMLRDAVHTVALAVLASGGTSSRPVRETAVATVRAAGLDDCTEDQLTALIEALAADTGRFVTDTGPYGAALAIELHEALEPLAPHLAPAGRESILLQGARIALADGTYTPAEREVLTTVGAALQLCADDTTRLLAAARTPF; the protein is encoded by the coding sequence GTGCAGCCAGCTCGAGGACCAATCGGCCGAAAAGTGCTGGTCTGCGGCGTTCATACCTCTTGGAACACTATCGGCGACGGAGAGTTCTTCTGCTCCGACTGCGGAGGCGACCGCAACTACCGCCGTCGCACCGGCCGTCGGCGCTTCACCTTCCTCGGCGTGCCGCTGCTGCCGCGCGGCGCGGCCGGTCCGGTCGTCGAATGCGCCGCCTGCCACAGCCACTTCGGCATGGACGCCCTCGACCACCCCACCACCAGCCGTTTCTCCGCGATGCTCCGGGATGCCGTGCACACCGTCGCGCTCGCCGTCCTCGCCTCCGGCGGCACCTCCTCCCGCCCGGTCCGCGAGACCGCGGTCGCCACGGTCCGCGCGGCCGGCCTCGACGACTGCACCGAAGACCAGCTGACGGCGCTGATCGAGGCGCTCGCCGCGGACACCGGCCGCTTCGTCACCGACACCGGGCCGTACGGAGCCGCGCTCGCCATCGAGCTCCATGAGGCGCTGGAGCCGCTCGCGCCTCATCTGGCCCCGGCAGGCCGGGAGTCGATCCTGCTGCAGGGCGCGAGAATCGCCCTGGCGGACGGCACGTACACCCCGGCGGAGCGTGAGGTACTGACGACGGTCGGCGCGGCGCTGCAGCTGTGCGCGGACGACACGACGCGGCTGCTGGCGGCGGCGCGTACGCCTTTCTAG